Genomic segment of Umezawaea sp. Da 62-37:
TGGGTGGCCTGCGCCCGCCGCTCACGGACCTCACCCGCCCGGCGCAACAACCGGTACATCGTGGAGATCGAGCACAGATAGCGGCCCTCATCAAGCAGGGTGGCCCACACCTGCGCCGGGGCCTTGTCCACGAACCTGGGTGACCGCAACACGTCCAGCACCTGCGCGCGTTCTGCCGCGGACAGGCTCGCCGGGTGCGGCGCCGGTGGACGGTGCGGTCCGGCCACCGGTGGTGTCGGGTTGCGACGGCGGTACAACGTCGCCCTGGACTTCCCGACCAACGCGCACCCCGGTTTGGTGCCCAGCAACGGTTCCAGCTCGTCGAAGGCGTTACCGATCAGCTTGTCGACCTGCGGTCGGTGTCCGTGCCCTCGGAGATCGTTTCCAAGAGCCCTTGCAGTTTTCCCATGATCTCCACCACCGCCTGCGACTTCGCCAGCTCGCGGGCGAGACGCTCGTTGTCGGCACGGAGCCTGTCGGTCTCCTTCTCCGCCGCGGACCTGCCTTTCGGGCCCGAGGGTTTCGCGGCCAGGGCGTCCAGGCCGCCCGCATCGCGACTTCGGGTCCAATCGATCAGATGCGAGTGATACAGCCCTTCCCGCCGCAACAACGCGCCCTTCGCGCCGGGCTCGGTCAGACTCTCGTATTCCTCCACGATCGCCAGTTTGTAGGCGGCGGTGAACGTCCGGCGTTTCGGCTGACCCGCACGAGGTCCCTGTTTTTTCTTGCCCATCGGATCATCATCGGCCCGTAGATCGGCGGTACTCAACGTCACAGTCCCAGGATTCCCGTCTTCGCCCTACATGTTCCACAGAAGTCTTGGTTGGCTCTGTGTCTCACGCCAGTCTGACAGAGAGGGTGTCACCGGCGCAGGCTCTCCCAGCAGGCCAGTGCTCCACATGGGTTGAATCGGGATCACGTAGGTCGGCAGACGCGAGTCCAGGATCTTGGCCGGCCACCACAACTTTTCGTACTGTGCCGCAGCGACAGGAGACAGGGACGCGTTCGGTTTGCTGGTCGTTCCCAGGACGCCGACAGCGCCCAGCGCCGAGTCGACCCGTGCGCTGAGCTGGGCAATATCAGCCGCGCCATCCACGATCACCGCGTGATACGTGCCCTTGTTCAGATACAAGTCGGGACTTGACCCTGGATGTTGGACACCAGACACACTTGGATCCTGACAATCCGGGTGGACAGGAGTCCCGTTCAGATGGTGATGAAGCACTACCCGCCCGAGTTTCGGGCCGAGGCGGTCGCGCTCTACCGGTCCCGGCCGGGTGCGACGATCAAGTCGGTGGCTCAGGACCTCGGGGTCAATCACGAGACGCTGCGCAACTGGATCCGGCTCGACGACGCGCAGAGCTCCGAGGCACCCGCCGCGGCCGGGGCGGCTCCAGTGGCCCGGGCCTCGCCGGAGGACGAGAACGTCGCGCTGCGCAAGCGGATCCGCGAACTCGAGGAGGAACGCGACATCCTGCGCAAGGCGGCCCGGTATTTCGCGGGGGAGACGCGCTGGTGAACCGCTTCAGGTTCGTCTCCGAGCACCAACGCCGTCACGGCGTCAAGCGGTTGTGCCAGGTCATCGGCCTCGCCAGATCCAGCTACTACCACTGGAAAGCCACCCAACCCGACCGGGCCGCCCGCGCCGCGGACGACGCGGACCTGGCCGCCCGCATCCGCGTCATCCACCGCGAGTCGGCCGGTACCTACGGTGTCCCGCGCGTCACCGCCGAGCTGCACGACACCGGAGATCGCGTCAACCACAAGCGCGTGGCCCGGGTAATGCGGGAGGTCGGCCTGGCCGGGGTGCGGTTGCGCCGCCGGCACCGCACCACCCTCGCCGACCCGGCGGCGGTCAAGGCCCCGGACCTGCTCGGCCGCGACTTCACCGCGCAGACACCGAACGCCCGCTACGTCGGCGACATCACGTATCTGCCGATCGCCGACGGCACGTTCCTCTACCTGGCCACCGTGATGGACCTGTGCTCGCGCCGCCTGGTCGGCTGGGCCGTGGCCGACCACATGCGCGTCGAACTCGTCCTCGACGCCCTGCACGACGCCCGACGCACCAGAGGCAGCCTGGCCGGAGCCGTGTTCCACAGCGACCACGGGGCCCAATACGGCGCCCGAGCCTTCGTCGATGCCTGCCGGACCGCCGGGGTGACCCGTTCCATGGGCGCGGTCGGCAGTTCCGCCGACAACGCCGCCGCCGAAAGCCTCAACGCCTCCTTCAAACGCGAAACCCTCCAAGGCGCCCAGAGTTGGGACAGTGCAAGGGAAGCACGGTTGGCAGTATTCGGCTGGGCGCACCGCTACAACACCCGACGACGCCACTCCCACCTCGGCCAGAAGTCCCCGATCGACTACGAGAACACCCTCATTCCGGCACCGGCTACGCTGACCCACGCCGCATGATCCCGTGTCCAACATCCGGGGTGAAGTCCCGCCCTCGTAGTCACACATCTCCCGCACCAGTCCCGGCAAATGAGGATCATCGATGGTCAGCAGGTTCGCCCCTGCCAACCTTGCCTCCATTCGGAGAACCCACAACAGTTGACGTACCACCGTCGCAGCAAGCCGATGAGTCGGGTTCACCCGAAGGACGAGCGCGACCAAGGCACTCCCCCGTGCTTCGGTTGCGTAGCAAGCGAGTGGTTCACCGTCATCGGATCGGATCAGCCAACACGGCGTTCCCGAACGAGCCAGTTCACGTAGCATCCGGCGGAGGTCTTCACCTCCTTCTTCCTCCAGGGTGACGAAGACCGGTAGGTAGGACTCGATGTCGCTTCCGGCTCGCACACTGGTGAAGGAACTGCCTTGCCATGCCTGTGGCTGGTAGGCGGCAGCATCGGTGATGCTGTCCAAGCGAGTGACGACATAGGACGGGATGAGGATCTCCGTCTTTGTCAGCCTCTTGATCACCGGCCCTACCCGATCAAGCACATCTGTTTTCCACGTCATGAAGACGGGCAGCTTGGCCGCTGCCGCCTCCGCGACCTGCCACACGTCGATGTCGTCGACTACCGGGCCGCCAGAGGCCCTGGTGTCGTGCAAGTGACGTGTGATCTCGTCGTGTAGACGCCGGGCCTCTTCGGGCGGCCCCTGACGTTTTATCGCCAGCGCAACAACAGTGTCCACTCCCTCGTATCCTGGGGTGCTGGCTCGACGGCGAATGGCCGGAGTTATCACGAGTTCCAAGCGTCCCTGCAAGTGAGGAGCAATCAGAATCTGCGACTGCTCTGCCTCGGGCCCGCCAAAACGGCCCTGGAGTTGCATGAGGATGTCGATGTCCACGCCGGCGTGCAGCACCGTCGGCTGCTCGATCGCGGTGAACAGGTCCGGGTGGCCGTAGTCGCGCCACCAGACCGTCATGGGGGCTTGGTCCACACCGCGGCCGTGGGTCTTTGCACGTGCCGCGAAGCCCAGCCTCTTCCATGTGGAGTCGAGGCCGTAGTCATCCCGACACTTGGCCCGAATACCCAACCGATCACCATGCGCGGATCCGACCGCAGCCAGAAGTTGCTCC
This window contains:
- a CDS encoding IS3 family transposase (programmed frameshift), whose amino-acid sequence is MSTADLRADDDPMGKKKQGPRAGQPKRRTFTAAYKLAIVEEYESLTEPGAKGALLRREGLYHSHLIDWTRSRDAGGLDALAAKPSGPKGRSAAEKETDRLRADNERLARELAKSQAVVEIMKTARALGNDLRGHGHRPQVDKLIGNAFDELEPLLGTKPGCALVGKSRATLYRRRNPTPPVAGPHRPPAPHPASLSAAERAQVLDVLRSPRFVDKAPAQVWATLLDEGRYLCSISTMYRLLRRAGEVRERRAQATHPAKVKPELVATAPDMVWSWDITKLKGPDRGVYYDLFVMLDIYSRKVVHAMVASTETAELAARFITDAIAANGGTIPGVVHADRGTSMTSKNVAMLLADLGVTRSHSRPHVSDDNPYSEAQFKTLKYCPAFPGRFGSIADARAFSHRFFQYYNHEHRHSGIGLHTPASVHDGTAATVCAERARVLHAAYTANPDRFHRVPTPPRLPAAAWINEPPQEDEKAEHDPEQAS
- a CDS encoding IS3 family transposase (programmed frameshift) translates to MVMKHYPPEFRAEAVALYRSRPGATIKSVAQDLGVNHETLRNWIRLDDAQSSEAPAAAGAAPVARASPEDENVALRKRIRELEEERDILRKAARYFAGGDALVNRFRFVSEHQRRHGVKRLCQVIGLARSSYYHWKATQPDRAARAADDADLAARIRVIHRESAGTYGVPRVTAELHDTGDRVNHKRVARVMREVGLAGVRLRRRHRTTLADPAAVKAPDLLGRDFTAQTPNARYVGDITYLPIADGTFLYLATVMDLCSRRLVGWAVADHMRVELVLDALHDARRTRGSLAGAVFHSDHGAQYGARAFVDACRTAGVTRSMGAVGSSADNAAAESLNASFKRETLQGAQSWDSAREARLAVFGWAHRYNTRRRHSHLGQKSPIDYENTLIPAPATLTHAA